The DNA window tctgtcacatgatgtaaatgtaaatgttcttttGAGCATAGAAAAGTTCATGCTGAACTGATGAGATGTTTTTTATCAActaacattttgaaatgttcaTTTTACAATAGATTAAACTGCTGGCACTATTATTTTGCCAGATATTGTAAAGTTAAAGAggaattattataaacatccaGAGAAACATTGCTTGATCTTTATGAGCTCATTTTGGTTTGATCagctatgttatgctatgtttcttttctctctctctcttctgtttccatacttctgtaaagctgctttgagacaatgggaaatgtgctacacaaataaattgaatttaaatttaaaatcgCTTGATCTTTGTTTTTTAGCCTAGAGTAGTTCAAGCTGAAGTGATGGGAGATGCTTTTCTTaactaacattaaaaaaaaaatcgattttATAAATAGGTGGAATTATTTAAGAtcagtaataaaaagaaaagaaaacagggaTTATCTATAAATTCGTACGAGTTtgtaatttatttcaatttttcaacaattaattttttttctgttttttctgttctcACATGTTTCTATTTCTTGAAccctttattttgaaatgtgttATAACGTCAAAGGGGAAACACATCCTATAAACATGTAGTAAATAAGGTTTTTATCATTCCTCTGGAGGATTTCCCCACCAAAATCGCTGAATACATGACTGGTTTCCTGACTTCTGTAAACTCAGTCCAAAATGTTATCCAGACCCTCATGTCACTGTCGAAGCCCGAACATATAAAGGTTGGCTGTATATAAATGTCGCAACAGGACACAAATAGTATTAAGTTCAGACACAGGACACAGTGTGGTTACAGGACAcccattttaataaatgttttaattgttttgttccAGCTTGACCCCCTTGAGCAAGCCAAAGTCGACTTACTGTCAGCATACGCACTCAGTTCTCTATTCTGGAGTGCGTATTTCAGCAGTTCTTACAGCACAGTAAATACACATATTTTATGGcaataaaaactaaacactttctttctttcttttttattagtGTACTTGGTAACACAAGGAGTGAATCCAAAAGATCATGGAATCAAACAGGAACTGGTAAGAATCACCATACTGTAGCATTTTGCAAACCAGATAATAAAAGTAACATGggactttatgtatgttttaaaATTATCACTATAAATTGGAAAGAAGTTTTTGCacgacagtttttttttttaaatcaaaacatACTTATTGTTGGAGACATTGGACCTGATTTATCAGGCTGAATACTAACacatttttgttaattttgttgttattgtaattTGCTCATATAATTGTACATAAGAATTGTGGTATATACTTTGAAAAAACTGTAAAGTCAGAAAGGTTTTTGCATTTAAACGGATGTCCAAAATGTGAGTATACtaatggatataaaaaaaagtaatgtagTGCTCTACTTTATCAACATCAGTTCATGTAAGTTGTTTGGTTTAATGTAATTTGCATGGGTTATCTCCCTGGCTTTTACTGCAGTATTTTGCCTTCTTAAGATTCACTGAACATTTGCAATAGTTGTGTATGAGTCCctcatttgttcagtgtgtaaGATGATGTACAGTGTAAAGTCGAATCCCAACATCATCTTGCGACTGTTTGAAAGGAGTCAAATATGCAGAAATTGTTTGAAAAACAAAGATTATTCATAAACTTTTCAAAAATTGTCTTAAGAATGGTGGAAAGTTTAATTGCTCAAAAAAAACTGCtattacaaaacataaaaacagtaaatgatCATTCAGGTTACCATAAACAGTTATACGAGTATCACATatgtaaaatactgtattaaactgagtgatttgtttaaattcagttGTTATTTTGTCATCTAGACTATATGTAAACATCTGATATGAAATAGCTTATTCAGGGCagtactaaataataataataaaaaaagcaaagttaaattcttattttattttaattgttgacTTTTTCAGATTATGGCCTATGGGAACTTATGAGACCTTGTTATTGCAAGTAGTGTTAGCATCAGGTTATCCAGCTTATAATAATATGAGAGTAATAACTCTAATGTTGTTGATTATCTTTTCAACAATTTGTATGAATAgtgttatatatttaatcaaGTACTATGTGTGATATAAAGCCAAAACTCCTAGAAACCAAGTAGTGTTACTTAACAAGAACTGGTAGTTAAAAAGTCTACCCCAAGATGATGTGTTCAAATTTTAGTTTAGGGGATgtttctttcacttttactgGGCTACTATGATGTAGTCATTCAAGAGTGCACCATGCTGTCTGATTAGGAAATTTCTCCATATTTCCTTCCCATTGAGCAAATTGAAACGCTTGAATGCTTCTGTATTTCTTCTAAATCTTGGCACTTTTATTAGGCTACCTTAAATCTTTATGATCATCATTTAGGGTGGGAGGTGCTATAAAATGTAGTTAGTCCTACCCTATTAAAGATGAATCCTGCTCCACCATGGCAGAATAAACAGAACCGAATCCACAGCAACAGggacactttattttatttgcattaaaaagCGCTGACAATACATAGGGATAGTTATTGGGTTGTTTACATGTAATGCattcacacatttttctttACCATACAAAAACGGTTTTATTTCATCCAGTTGAGAAGCAGATTAAAAAACGATGAACAGATGACAAAGTGACAAAGCTAAAAAttgactttttgtttattttttgttttccactTGATGCCCAATTCAATACCATTACCTTTTTATAAAAAAACTCAAAAAGACATACATAGTGCTCAATAGGAAACAAAttactgttgattttttttaaatgtctatgGGAACTGgacatttaaaataagttaatattaaaataactattgtattataataatgaagTAATAGTGTTTGAATTGCAGTAGAAGAACAAAGTAAATAGTAAAAAGTGCAGTTTCTCTTGCATGAATGCCATATTCAAGGATccattataaaaagaaaagtaaaaaaatactttttttcatACTTTCTACAAAACattgtatttcttttaatatGAAATTGTCAGACTTTAATTACACTTTGAGAATGATAAGGTAATAGTGTGCGAAATGGGGAAATCTACAAAATCCAGAAGCACAAAAGATTGCAGACAACATCTCCAGTGTAGAGGtagtttgtttttcttaattatGATGTTACACAgtgtcgtaactcagagccggtctgcaagtcgacacatcgcagggtgatctttacacttagactttttggttactaaaaactgttttagttaaacttaactgttaactctataattactacaaaaacactgagaaaactcctcagacctggatgagaatgacttctttattgtggtcaatcagccaacaatcttttaagagaaattgccaaattgaaagtaacaaatgaaaacccaaAAAAGAgaatgtcatgcaaaaatcaatcaagaaagacAAGAACTCTcacgacgtccttgcaaaaataaaaacacccacacacacgcacacacatcacacacacaccacacatgcacac is part of the Tachysurus fulvidraco isolate hzauxx_2018 chromosome 12, HZAU_PFXX_2.0, whole genome shotgun sequence genome and encodes:
- the LOC125145981 gene encoding nuclear nucleic acid-binding protein C1D-like yields the protein MTGYLERGNTSYKHVVNKVFIIPLEDFPTKIAEYMTGFLTSVNSVQNVIQTLMSLSKPEHIKLDPLEQAKVDLLSAYALSSLFWMYLVTQGVNPKDHGIKQELERIRTYMNRIKEITDKKKAACLDKDAASWFIRNALWVGGHQR